The following are encoded together in the Bos mutus isolate GX-2022 chromosome 3, NWIPB_WYAK_1.1, whole genome shotgun sequence genome:
- the LOC102284856 gene encoding mucosal pentraxin — protein sequence MEKLLLGVLLLAFLPEGMTQKDLRGKVFIFPEESDTAYVTLIPRVRKPLRSFTLCLKAFTDLTRPYSLFSYNTKSKDNELLLFVNKVGEYDLYIGNTKVTFKVPRPTYGPVHLCVSWESVSGIAELWVNSRPVGRKGLRRGYTVGQDARIILGQEQDSFGGKFDVKQSFVGEIWDVSLWDHVVSLKNLCFTCYTGNILNWRALIYRVKGYVVVKPKL from the exons ATGGAGAAGCTTCTTCTGGGTGTCCTGCTCCTCGCCTTTCTCCCAGAGGGCATGACACAGAAAG ACTTGAGAGGGAAGGTGTTTATTTTCcctgaagaatcagacacagcctACGTGACCCTGATCCCCAGGGTGAGGAAGCCGCTGAGGAGTTTCACTCTGTGCCTGAAAGCCTTCACAGACCTCACTCGCCCCTACAGCCTCTTCTCCTACAACACTAAGTCTAAAGACAATGAGCTGCTtctctttgtcaacaaagtgggAGAGTACGATCTGTACATCGGGAACACTAAGGTCACTTTCAAGGTCCCCCGACCCACTTACGGCCCGGTCCATCTCTGTGTCAGCTGGGAGTCTGTCTCTGGGATTGCTGAACTCTGGGTGAACAGCAGGCCCGTGGGGAGGAAGGGCTTGAGGAGAGGGTACACTGTGGGACAAGATGCAAGAATCATCTTGGGACAGGAGCAAGAttcatttgggggaaaatttGATGTCAAACAGTCCTTTGTTGGGGAGATCTGGGATGTGTCCTTGTGGGATCATGTGGTCTCCTTAAAGAACTTGTGCTTCACCTGTTACACCGGCAACATCTTGAACTGGAGGGCCCTGATTTATCGAGTTAAGGGCTATGTGGTGGTGAAGCCCAAGTTGTAG
- the LOC102285131 gene encoding olfactory receptor 10J1 produces MKTENYTGVREFIFQGFTSFNEHKLTLFVVFLTLYLLTLSGNVIIVTIISIDRHLHTPMYFFLTALSTSETLYTLVIVPRMLSSLVGLSQPISLAGCATQMFFFITLAINNCFLLTAMGYDRYVAICNPLRYMIIMNKRVCAQLVWGACSIGLFVATIQISSVFRLPFCYRKVAHYFCDIRPVMKLSCANTTIHDIINFLISSLVIVVPMILVFISYVLIISTILKIASSEGQKKAFATCASHLTVVIVHYGCASIVYLKPKSENMRDQDQLISVTYTVFTPLLNPVVYTLRNKEVKDALCRAIGKKPLA; encoded by the coding sequence ATGAAGACAGAGAACTACACAGGGGTGAGGGAATTTATTTTCCAGGGTTTTACCAGTTTTAATGAACACAAGCTCACCCTCTTTGTGGTTTTCCTTACCTTGTACCTTTTAACCTTGTCTGGCAATGTCATCATTGTGACAATTATCAGCATTGATCGACACcttcacacccccatgtacttcttccttacTGCGCTTTCCACTTCAGAGACTTTGTACACATTGGTCATTGTACCTCGGATGCTATCCAGTCTTGTAGGCCTGAGCCAACCCATCTCCTTGGCTGGCTGTGCCACCCAGATGTTCTTTTTTATCACTTTGGCCATCAACAACTGTTTTCTGCTCACAGCGATGGgatatgaccgctatgtggccatctgcaaccCCTTGAGGTACATGATCATCATGAACAAGAGGGTATGTGCCCAGCTGGTATGGGGGGCCTGCAGCATTGGGTTGTTTGTGGCCACAATTCAGATTTCCTCTGTGTTCAGGCTGCCCTTTTGTTACAGAAAGGTGGCCCATTATTTCTGTGATATCCGCCCAGTTATGAAACTCTCCTGTGCCAACACCACTATACATGACATAATTAATTTCCTTATCAGCTCACTCGTCATTGTGGTGCCCATGATTCTGGTCTTCATCTCATATGTCCTCATCATCTCCACCATCCTCAAGATTGCTTCTTCTGAGGGCCAGAAGAAAGCTTTTGCAACCTGTGCCTCCCACCTCACTGTGGTCATTGTCCATTATGGCTGTGCCTCTATCGTCTACCTCAAGCCCAAGTCAGAGAACATGAGGGATCAGGACCAGCTGATTTCAGTGACTTACACAGTTTTCACTCCTCTCCTTAATCCTGTGGTGTACACTCTAAGGAACAAAGAGGTCAAGGATGCCCTTTGCCGTGCTATTGGCAAAAAACCTCTTGCTTAG